The following coding sequences are from one Methanohalophilus halophilus window:
- a CDS encoding RAD55 family ATPase, which produces MVRNKYPVHTTLSSDAIKVLDRYEKELGAKNLVLEKALLSLDKGRFRSKMDAGNLQCSIKRISTGIVGLDDMLEGGIPEGFSVIVTGPPGTGKTTLCMQYLMEGVIKAEKCVLFSFEERLPQLVQQFMRFGWDVAKYIDDGYLEVFGMSMLTFEEITEIIETYKPRRIVFDSLNVFSNPEKFRNSGGWRSLHRTIKNRDITSFLITEKKHGIETKDFDEYDFLGDGIIFLDSMQLNDIDNTLTPVMAIQKMRATKIDPTPQSFRFGEKGIEKYRSVKTSKVLQNKIGNQGNGNLYSRNEPGY; this is translated from the coding sequence CGACACTCAGTTCGGATGCCATTAAAGTTCTTGATCGGTATGAAAAAGAACTTGGTGCTAAAAACCTTGTACTCGAGAAAGCTTTACTCTCGCTTGACAAGGGGCGCTTCAGGTCAAAAATGGATGCCGGTAATTTGCAATGCTCAATAAAACGTATAAGTACCGGCATTGTGGGGCTGGATGATATGCTGGAAGGGGGTATTCCGGAAGGATTCTCAGTGATTGTTACAGGCCCCCCTGGCACGGGAAAGACCACTCTTTGCATGCAATATCTGATGGAGGGTGTAATCAAGGCAGAGAAATGTGTCCTTTTTTCCTTTGAAGAACGTCTTCCGCAGCTGGTGCAACAATTTATGAGATTTGGCTGGGATGTTGCAAAATACATCGATGATGGCTATCTGGAAGTTTTTGGGATGTCGATGTTGACCTTTGAAGAGATCACAGAGATTATTGAGACGTATAAACCCCGCAGGATAGTGTTTGATTCCCTTAATGTTTTTAGCAACCCTGAAAAATTCCGCAATTCCGGGGGCTGGCGTTCGTTACACAGAACTATTAAGAATAGGGATATAACTTCATTTTTAATAACGGAAAAAAAGCATGGTATTGAAACCAAAGATTTTGATGAATATGATTTTCTGGGTGATGGTATCATATTTCTTGATTCCATGCAATTAAATGATATTGATAACACCTTAACTCCTGTTATGGCTATACAAAAAATGAGGGCCACAAAAATAGATCCCACGCCTCAATCATTCAGGTTCGGTGAGAAAGGGATTGAAAAATATCGTTCCGTCAAAACATCAAAAGTCCTGCAAAATAAAATTGGAAATCAGGGTAATGGTAATCTTTATTCAAGGAATGAACCCGGATATTAA